Proteins encoded by one window of Cannabis sativa cultivar Pink pepper isolate KNU-18-1 chromosome 4, ASM2916894v1, whole genome shotgun sequence:
- the LOC115713055 gene encoding uncharacterized protein LOC115713055 produces the protein MMKSSDSSEEFGKHADSVHHVREDSEYVRLVINERRTETEMLQPEAEARKSLLWWVKALLFCVVVTISILLLLKWGVPFVFEKVLIPIMQWEATAFGRPVLAIVLVASLALFPVFLIPSGPSMWLAGMIFGYGLGFVIIMVGTTIGMVLPYLIGLLFRERIHQWLNRWPQKAEMLRLAGEGSWFHQFRVVAIFRVSPFPYTIFNYAIVVTSMRFWPYLWGSIAGMVPEAFIYIYSGRLIRTLANVQYGNYHMTTVEIVYNIISFIIAIITTVAFTVYAKRALNELEMADTNGEVSVGNHGNFEMEKLPLERPKHMGLSYMSSAEK, from the exons ATGATGAAGTCTTCCGACTCTTCAGAGGAGTTTGGAAAGCATGCAGACTCTGTGCATCATGTGAGGGAAGACAGTGAATATGTTAGGCTTGTTATAAATGAAAGAAGAACAGAAACTGAAATGTTGCAACCTGAGGCAGAAGCAAGGAAGTCTTTGCTTTGGTGGGTCAAAGCCTTATTGTTTTGTGTTGTTGTCACTATATCTATTCTCCTTCTGTTGAAATGGGGAGTTCCATTTGTTTTCGAAAAG GTTCTCATCCCAATCATGCAATGGGAAGCCACTGCTTTTGGACGCCCTGTTCTTGCCATAGTTCTTGTTGCTTCTCTGGCTCTTTTTCCTGTGTTCTTAATACCTTCTGGCCCATCTATGTGGTTGGCTGGAATGATTTTTGGATATGGTCTAGGGTTTGTTATAATTATGGTAGGAACAACTATTGGAATGGTCCTGCCATATTTAATTGGTCTTCTATTTCGTGAACGAATCCAT CAATGGTTGAATAGATGGCCACAGAAGGCTGAAATGCTTAGACTTGCTGGAGAAGGGAGCTGGTTCCATCAATTCCGAGTAGTAGCTATCTTTAGGGTCTCACCGTTTCCATACACAATCTTCAATTATGCAATTGTTGTAACAAGTATGCGATTTTGGCCTTATTTATGGGGATCCATCGCTGGAATGGTACCAGAGGCTTTCATTTACATTTACAG TGGTCGGTTAATAAGGACATTAGCAAATGTTCAGTATGGAAACTATCACATGACTACAGTGGAGATTGTATACAATATTATTTCATTTATCATTGCCATTATTACAACAGTTGCTTTCACCGTTTATGCAAAAAGAGCTCTCAATGAACTCGAAATGGCAGATACTAATGGAGAAGTATCTGTGGGCAACCACGGTAATTTCGAGATGGAGAAGCTTCCACTTGAAAGACCTAAGCATATGGGACTTTCATATATGTCATCTGCTGAGAAATAA
- the LOC115713054 gene encoding MLO-like protein 13: MAEEEQLSNSLEFTPTWVVAVVCFVIVLISLCAERSLHKLGKFLHREKQDALFEALQKLKEELMLLGFISLLLTVFQNLISKICIPSHVANDMLPCKRPTSEDSHHGRRLLSEGGLGHCEKGKVQMLSLEALHHLHIFIFVLAVVHVVFCVTTMILGGAKISHWKQWEDSIRRDIKASQNLRTDVDKTQAKHHREFLENASGYWNRVAIVSWILSFFKQFYGSVTKSDYIALRQGFIKEHCPNNPTFNFHKYMLRTLEVDFRKIVGISWYLWLFVVIFLLMNMDGWHSYFWLSFLPLILLLLVGTKLEHIITRLAQEVVEKKEEDQESQQKTGRKKTNDNETLRVRPSDEHFWFHKPAFVLILIHFILFQNSFEIAFFFWIWCTYGFDSCVMEKVGFVIPRLFVGVIVQVLCSYSTLPLYTLVTQMGSMFKEGMLGEHEGTIKGWIEGVKSGRENMQNNSRRTEIQKMDTELSEIVQITEQESAEIVQIAEQSTAVDEEGTSKTYMTELSQKSKPPFSSS; this comes from the exons ATGGCGGAGGAGGAACAACTGAGTAACTCATTAGAGTTTACCCCAACATGGGTTGTTGCTGTTGTCTGCTTTGTCATTGTTCTCATCTCTTTATGTGCTGAGCGTTCACTTCATAAGCTGGGAAAG TTCTTGCATCGTGAGAAACAAGATGCACTGTTTGAAGCCCTACAGAAATTGAAAGAGG AACTGATGCTTCTCGGCTTCATTTCGCTTCTCTTAACTGTCTTTCAAAATCTAATAAGCAAAATATGCATCCCATCCCATGTTGCGAACGACATGCTTCCTTGCAAGAGGCCTACATCTGAAGATAGTCATCATGGACGCCGGCTTTTGTCTGAAGGCGGTTTGGGGCATTGTGAGAAG GGAAAGGTTCAAATGTTGTCATTGGAAGCATTACATCACCTACACATCTTCATCTTTGTATTAGCTGTAGTTCATGTGGTGTTTTGTGTTACAACAATGATTTTAGGAGGAGCAAAG ATAAGTCATTGGAAGCAATGGGAGGATTCCATCAGGAGAGACATTAAGGCATCTCAAAACC TTCGAACAGATGTTGACAAAACGCAAGCTAAGCATCACCGCGAGTTCCTAGAAAATGCATCTGGATATTGGAATAGAGTAGCAATAGTGAGCTGGATT TTatcatttttcaaacaattttatGGTTCAGTCACAAAATCTGACTACATTGCACTACGCCAAGGATTCATCAAG GAGCACTGTCCTAACAATCCTACCTTCAATTTCCACAAGTACATGTTGAGAACACTTGAAGTTGATTTCAGGAAAATTGTTGGCATTAG CTGGTACCTATGGCTTTTCGTTGTGATCTTTCTTCTAATGAATATGGATG GATGGCACTCATACTTTTGGTTATCATTTTTGCCATTGATT CTTTTGCTTCTTGTCGGCACGAAGTTAGAGCACATAATCACCCGCTTAGCTCAGGAAGTTGtggagaagaaggaagaggatCAGGAATCCCAGCAGAAAACAGGAAGAAAGAAAACAaatgataatgaaactttaagaGTCAGGCCTTCAGATGAACACTTCTGGTTTCACAAACCCGCTTTTGTCCTGATCTTGATCCACTTCATTCTGTTTCAAAACTCATTTGAGATTGCTTTCTTCTTCTGGATTTGG TGTACTTATGGTTTTGACTCCTGCGTTATGGAGAAAGTGGGCTTTGTCATCCCTCGACTTTTCGTAGG TGTTATTGTTCAAGTGCTCTGCAGTTACAGCACATTACCTTTGTACACACTCGTTACTCAG ATGGGTAGCATGTTCAAGGAAGGGATGTTGGGCGAGCACGAGGGCACCATAAAAGGATGGATAGAAGGAGTTAAAAGCGGACGTGAAAACATGCAGAATAATTCTAGACGAACAGAGATACAAAAAATGGATACAGAATTATCTGAGATTGTTCAAATTACAGAACAGGAATCAGCCGAAATAGTTCAAATTGCAGAACAATCAACTGCTGTTGATGAAGAAGGAACCTCAAAAACATATATGACTGAACTGAGTCAAAAATCCAAGCCGCCTTTTTCATCatcctaa